In Ciona intestinalis unplaced genomic scaffold, KH HT000074.2, whole genome shotgun sequence, the sequence GatcaaaaaaaactgtaaaatatataatttaacttttgttgtttaagTAATAATAAGGATCGCAGTAACATCTAACATGTCTATGTTTTGCTTCAGGTTGAATGTCAATGCCCAAACTGCAATCGCAACATGGCAGCCAGCAGGTTTGCCCCACACCTGGAGAAATGCATGGGTATGGGACGGAACTCAAGTAGGATTGCCTCGCAAAGAATCGCAAACAGCGGGTAATTATTGTTGTGACAGGTTGTTAATattgtatgtgtccttgggcaaaacacttaaccacgattgctccaactcagtggtcacttatgtgTTATCTTAATTGTAAGCCAcgcagaaaacaatcacccacaaagttacatacgtggtaacttgtaagctggcacaagatgtatgcttattaacacaaaatacaTACCCTacattaataagttacattcgttcacaccaattattatttacagaaaGTTTTCATCGACGATAAACGACAGCGTTGGAGCTGATGAAGAGCTCGACGACGACAATGATGTCGATTGGTTCGCTTGCGAAGCGAACCAGCCAACCAAGAAGTCAAAGAAACGCAAAGCTGAGCGGGGTAACGGCTCGCCACGGACCTCAAAATCTATTTTATCAAAATCTCGTTCCACGGTCACGACCCAGTCGTGCGTGGCCGGCCAATCAAAAGCATTCGTTGATCAGAATGACAACATTGACGTTGTACACGACACACGTAGCGATAATATTAACCACACGGTGACTTTATGGGAGAAACACATCAACGCCACATTGACGGGGAACGATGGCGGAAAGTCACCCGCAATGCATGCTGGGAATGTTATTATtaagaaaaagaaatcaaaacataatccatcgaaaaaaagtaaaagacGACAAATCGTGGATTTGCCGTAAATGTTTCCTTTGTTATCGTTGCTTTGCTATGCAAATGATTCATAGCTCCAgtgttttctgtttaacataaaatgaaattgtTCTTCTGCCATGAAGCATCTATTCCtttgttatatttacttttttattttccgtTTTGCAACACTGTACTTCACAAATGTTGGTACTTAATGCTGACACCAAGTGGGCATTTTCTGTTGACACCACATTCATTGtgaattgtgatgtcataataaactatttattataCACCAGCGATTATTgtcttaaattattttaaactttaaaaattgaatCTTAAAGTACAATCAGACGTATTCAAATTTCCAAACTCTGAAACTGGGCTTtatatattctatgtgggtgaggatgccatgggacctaaaTAAGTGACccatttatcctcgcatggcgggtatcacgggtgttctgttgtgcccgcttacaagttaccacatatgtaacttatttatcctcacgttgtggggcaacgacattcgttataacacgtacACCTCCTGTCTGCTGAGTTCTgcatgactgacaatttactCAActtattagtaaccactgcGTTCCAACAATAGCCAGTGGTTTCTTTTGCGGCCTAACGCTCTAAAACAGGAATGTTCTAGTGTACCTATAGGAAAACatcaaacaatatttgttgtttttattttattaacatttagATGATCCCGATCTTATTAGCGACATCTAGTGCGTCGTAGTCAGGGGCGAGTTTGACGTACGCCTTCTTCCTTCCATCGGGCCGGATAAGTGTGTTCACCTTCGCGACGTCGATGTCGTAAAGTTTCTTCACGGCTTGTTTGATCTGAGGCTTGTTGGCCTGGATCGTCGCGCGggaatattatatttatatattaggatACAGTAttaaattagcaacaaaacaacagtcgttaaacgtAAAACACGAGTAAAAATTACTTGGGTAAAAGTGAGAAACAAAAGCGCGACTGCTAAACccaatgaaaaataaataattacttattaatattttattcaatcaCTGATAAAAATACCTTGGGTGTCGCAGACAATATTCATTATATAACAACAACGTCACCGCATCGTATTTTACCAACTATGCAAACACCACCAAAGCCTCTTTCTCAATAACCTTGCAACAAACAACATGCACAGATGGAGCCAACCAACCTTCACATTATACTAACACCACCCAAACATATTTAGTTGCCCCACCATAGCTTTATTCACAAACCAACAATAAACTTAGTGCCAACCCCCCACCTTAAGATCCACAATAAACACCAATGTATTGTTGTCTTCGATCTTTTTCATCGCACTTTCCGTCGTAAGTGGATGTTTCACCACCGCAAACTGGTCCATCCTGggtaatgacatcataataataatagtgacatcataaacaatgttataatcaaccagtttaaacaaaacaaatgccCTCCCACCCTCTACGCATGGTTGACGCATATAATGCTATTAGCTACGATATAAACTTACATGACTGGAGGTGAAATAAAGTAGTTATAAACAGTAGATTTGCAAGGCCCACGATATACTAAATTATATTGTGTATAAACATGGTCGAATTATTTCATGTTTGCAATTTAAATAACCTTCGCAACATTACATAACAATCATAATTGTGACGTGAAATATTGCGCAACGTTATTTACATCATAGATCAGGATCTATGCGacccaaacattgtatttaCTATCAAGTATTGCTGGAATACACTTGGTGGTGTAGATTATGTGGAACACGTACGCAACCCCCAACAATCTATACACAAGCAATACACCAAGAAACCTAATGTTCAATATATTcattagggatgtgctgagttcgtaaaagctcgggttcgccgagcgccgagcttcaacgaaagctcggcacgagcccgagcacctatgccgtcattaaggagaaaggcgtacgagaatgcgttcctattcagccgaaaagcgtcgctaatcaaaatTATACAAGCAACGTGGTTTATGGTTAAAAAGACGTCTCGTTTTGTAATTTCCAGTATTGCAAATTGTAAAACtcatatgaaaaatatttaattacaaattatttataactgatgCAGTCAGTGTGGCAACCAGCGCGTTCCAAAACAGTACGTCATGCAGAcgttacttgcgagagagcaaattcacaacgaacggaaaataaataaagaaaaagctACTCTGACTAGTTCGTTATCTTTTAGAAGcttaacttttttcatttttaatattttttgctctcgcgtgcaacattatagcaatagcatatgaggctcggcgctcggcggAAATCTGGCGCTCGGTTGAAATcatcaaaaaaggagacgctcgggctCCGCtcggcacataatattcatattGCTAAATAAATTCAAAGTAACAACATGGGAGATGATTACTtgcaaacaaacattaaacaaaaagttgtttatatttgtacaGAGCAATATGTGAACAATTGCAACAAAACCCGGTCTTATTGTAgaaattctatttttcgtcaCAACATTGTTTACACTTgttgaaaataatattcagCAAATTTTCTTGCATATCGTTTCggttataaaaaaagcaacaataaacaagttgaaacaaaataataggTACCGgagttgaaaaaaaaaacaaacaagctTACTTGTTGCGTTTGGCGACACTTTTCCTCGGGTATTTTGGAGCTCGTGGGAGTTTGAGCGTCTTTGGGAGCCGGAAGTGAACGCTCTTGCGGAATTTCTTTTTACGATGGGAATGAAGGCCCTTTAACACGGCTTTCTTCGCGCGTAACGCTTTCTCTTTGGCTGCGGGGTGATAGCAACGTTATTGTGGAGAAcaaatgttacttttattatcGTGAAAATtccgagttaccatgtgtgtaaatttgtaatttcTGCTCTATAGGCGAGTCCTTAACGGCGTTGGATGTAACAAGAGCAACTTTGAAATCGATATATTACCGATTCAGGGCCGCTAACACGATAACATACTTACCAACTACAATATAACCCTCCTAAACCCCTCCAATACCCCATAAATCGCCCCATATTCCCCTGAAATCCATCTTACCTCCACCAACCGCCATCTTGTTTTCATGAAAAGATTTCGTCAGCGTGGATTGCTCACACCTGCCTCTGGTGGTGCGTATTTATGGTACCCGCATCTAACACAGACATCGTATAAACCTTTACTGCGCTATCTATGTGAGACCCCAGTTAAAAATACCTTACAAAATATAACCCCCTACCCTGCACATATTTTTACTCTTATACTTTGTATAATGTCACTTTAGTAGGAACGACGGTAGTTGTATCCTAACTAAATATAACATTGGATTTGATAAACATCAAATTTCCTTGTTCCATCAgttaaaacattcaaaatatcCTGGTCACTGCAGTATAGCATGAACATCCTAACTAATGAAAAagaaacacaatatttaaaatatattcaaaaaaatttatttcgcAATAAATATGAATTGGCCCAAACATAActtataaatattcatttgttttaataaattgttcgTAAATTACTTCTTGAACTCAAGGAACCACTTCACGTTATACAAGAAACACAACAAAGTAACGACCGTGACCATCGGTATCAAAATGTTGTCGTATTTCCCCGACATATGGACTGGTAGTTTGTGTTCGATCAATTGTTTCTGTAACAATGGTAGAAGATTGTAAGTTTTAACGCTTTAAATAAGGTTGCAAAgattaatataattaaaacaatgaagagaaggaaattagtgGCAAAGTGACAGTTGCTAAACACAACATGATTAAAACTACTTAAGcaaaataaaagcaacaatTATACAAACCAAATGAAACTCTTGCAGTTCATGAAGTCGCGGGAAATGAACTTTTAATTCTTCCCTCGAAGAAATGGCAACTCCGGCATAAtctaaatagaaatattatatcatTATTACTTCATGTTGCTAAGTACCATGGCTCCGAGGGGGTGCCAGGTTTAAGGCTCATTGCTGCCACTATTGTGGGCAGTTGCAATGATAATCAAGTCTCATTAATTCagcagataaaaaaatattaataatttgacGACAGAAATATTTAGAAACAACAATGACACATACCCCCGGAGCTTTGAGCACCGCCAACTTTAGCTGATTGTGTGTTCGCGTTGGCGTGAAATATCGTGCTTTCTTTCACCGGCTTTGTGCTCTGTAAAAGAAAGTTGAATTTaatcataggcaccaaacctggggtggcagggtgggcaggccaaccctgaaATTTTcaacactgcattaatcagtaaacattacaaccaataagttagatttgtttcacaggattgtgtgtccaAGTATctctgcctcccctgtgttaaCCCACAATACCACCCACCTTGGCTGCGTTGACCAACTGTTGCAATCTTGGTATCAACCTCATGTTTACCTAACCAACCAACTAcaagtaaaatacaaacattatgaTATTCACagaaatttaacttaaaaatttcaaagcaaaatattaaataaaaaagcgtCAAAATATTGCTTAGTCCTTGTTGTTTTGTGATGACGCGGCAGTTTGTTGTCCATGGCGTTTCGGGTGAGTATCGTCGGAACTTACAGGGCGTGGCACGATTGTTGCGTCACAAACGAACCCAATGTCACGAACAATATGATTGTtatccattatgacatcatcattacAAACATGACTTGTATCGGTTTGGGGGATTTCCTCAACTTGGCACGGGCGGTGGGAATTTGTCGGGAAAATATCGGAGAAGTCGCCGGTGGCGTGGAGGTCGTGTTCAGGGGCCTGGGAGTTGGAACGTGGGAGGGGGTGTGTCGGGGGTTGGGGGCGTGTATGGGGGCTTTGCGGGGGGTGGGTGGGTTCACTTGGGTAAGGTAAGTTGGTGGGTTCAGCAGGGTAAGGTGGGGGGTTGTGGGCAAATGGGGGTTGGTTGGGTGTGGGGTGGTCAGTATCATCAGGGAGGTCGTTTAACGGTGTTCGAGGGGTGCGTCGTCTTACCCCAGGTGGCGGGGTGGGTTGAGAAGCAGCAGGTACGGGTTCTTGAGGGGTCCTGGGGTTAGGGGGGGCATCATGATTTGATCGGAGTCCAATCGAAGACATTATGCTCCGTAACATCCCTGGTTCGTTATTATTGGTTGGTCGTCTTTCATTCAATAACTCCTGAATCGCATGCAGTTGATGTCTGTTGTAGTTATCAAGCATTTGTTGcatgtgttgttgttgttgttgttgttgtggggCGATCTGGAATCCCGACCAGAACGGAAGGTTCAACGTCCATGAATACCCAAAGCAGACGGTTAAGAACATGAGCACGGTGAGCATGCAGATGATGATGAAGACGAACGCAGGGATCCAAAGTTGAAGGGGAAGTTgggaaaacatgtttttgaaAGTTAGACTGAAACTTGTTCCGATGTGGGTTAGAGGCTCGAGTAGAAACCGGGTCATTGTTACAGCGATGATTTTTGTGGGGGGAACTTTGACGAAGGGGGAGATTATAAAGTTTTCATGGTATTGAGTGCATGGGTGTTTCGCTGTGCTAAACATGTCACGAAATGTTTGCGTGAAAGCTTCTACAGTTGTAAGTTTGCGCATGGATTGTTGGCAACTTTCGGGGATCTTGGAAGATTCACTTTTGTGTTCGGCTAACGTTACCTGGTACTCATGTATGTACGTCATTATGAAACTTTGGATTAATAAAAGAACCAGCAGTCGTTTAAACTGAGTTGCCCACGATATCAGGCTCACAAACTGGAGTGTTAAAGTtgcaacaatcaacaacaacaaaacgcAACACTTTATCGCGTCGTCAATTGAAAGATGAAAATATTCCTCAAACTTCAATTCCCAACTTTGATCGTCAGCGTGTCCAGTGGAAATTGTTTTGAACGAATTCTCAAATACTTTCATTACATGTGGAATTGGAATGTCGTTTTTATCTTCAACATAATTCGACAAAACTTCCCAATCGTTTCCGTTTAATTcaaccaatattttataatgtgtttGTGCAGGTGGTATCCCGACGTTACTTAGTTGTGATAGATAAAACCTCATGATGCGTCTCATGAAAATATGATCATAAGTTTTCATATCACCATCTCCATTCACGGTCGTGGTACAATCACTGCAGTTacatttctttaatatttcattctcATCCAAACACTTCTCGCAAACCACCTCGGATTTGGGGTTCTTTTTCGCGACCGTTTGTTCCCCAAACATATCATGGGGGTCGCGCCAATCGTCGTGTGACGTGTGCCAATCGTCATCTGTCGCCGCCACAACCACGGACGCAACAAGTATGatgtgtataatatatttcataccttaatattatatattaccaCTATAATCCTATCAAAACAACGATTGCGATATAATGATGTCGCCAGTTATATTTCATAGCTTAAGGTGCTAATGAAGAATCCCCCCCCCCactttatttgctaacccctaacacaCGGACAACTCTAAATACCACAATACAGCACATACACGCGAACATCTGTGTATGTGCTCTATATAACATGATGTTCGCGTGTACATGCTGTATTGTGGTATTTATAGTTTTCCCCCCTAGCACACCAGCCTATCTGCTCTGTACCGGAGAATTCTTCACCAGTGTCCTGCTGTTAACCAACTTTAATTAATATCATTTTTAGTGTTTTCTTCATTTACCACAATCTTACACTAAGTACACCGACCGCGCGAAGTAATTGATACGAACAGGTAgttcaatgacgtcacaatactttAGTTCCCCATGATTGATATTCATAGaaagcattgtgacgtcataatagaagGCAACACGGTTCCCAACATTTCAggttcaaatttaaacaaattaattaaagtgAATGAACAACGAAAATAagcaattaaattattttatttattctttttacgAGAAATATAAATGATCGGATTTGACCTAACGTGACCTTTGTGTTGTTTGTTCACAATCGACTAAACAAACACAAGCGCGATGCGAGCGCTGTCTCTAAGCAACCTTACAAGCTATAACACAAAGGAGTATTGTGACGTCGATTCGCGGGAGGTTCTACCTTCGATTCTTCGTCACAAACGATTCTTTACTTTCAGAACCAGCAACAGATTTGTCATTCCGGCAGGTAgcttttaaactaattaaacgtaacaatagtcattattaattaacaattaaacGTTGTAAATAAACAAGAGATATATTTTGAGGTTTAGAATCAGAAATTATGTTAAGGGttcgttgtgtttatttataatgaaaagttttaacaatgATTATTCCAGAGGTCGAAATCTACCCCTTGCCCGTCGGGTGGTATGTCACGTGCCGCCAGCTCACGTGGTCGTGGGAAGAAAGAGGGCCCACCCCCCAGAGTTGGACCCGGAAGTACATACGCTGCACTTCCCAAGAATGTATTACGTCATATGAAACGTCATTCTAATAAACTGACCGTGGAACTGGACACTGTTAACATAAAGGtacgtatgacgtcacgatgacgtaGTATCAATATGACGTCGCGATGACGCGGtattaactatgacgtcacaggtgcTTCCTGAAGAGATTTACGCGAATGAAGAAGTCGCCATGATGACGTCAGTGTTGCACGcccaaaacaacaaaatcaagAAAATCCCTCGAAGTATTTCAGCGTTGCAAAGTTTGTACGAAGTTGATATGAGGAATAATGTTATCGGTGAGTTTAACCATTCACTCAGttatatatacgtggtaactcgtggAAGCGGCTGTCGTCACCGCCCATGAACAAGTTAAAttctttcattctatttttaacaatacctTTTAACAGGGGCGCTCCCAGCTTCTGTTGCGAAACTTAAGAAATTATCTTCACTGAACGTTTCCGACAACCGGTTGAAAGCACTTCCCAAAACAATTCATAAAGCGTCCGGGTTGGAGACTTGTGACGTATCAAACAACAAGATTAAAAAGCTGCCAAAAAATATCGGACAGTcaaacatgacgtcattggaTGTTTCGCAAAACTCGATCAAGATTTTGCCCAAGTCGATTTACAGATTACCACGGTCGCTAGATGTCTCTGGTAATCAGATCGAGGTGCTTCCCCCAATCGTCATCACAAAGAAAAGCAAGGGGAACATTTCTCAAATAAATTTATCCGACAACAAACTATCGAAACTCCCCGAAGATATTGATAAACTACAACGGCTTACGCATATCAATGTTTCGGGGAATCATCTCCAATCTTTACCAACAGGTATGTTATatgttattaaatgaatgtaacttatttataggAGGTTAagagcaacgacagttatgacacgggtgttctgtttgtgggtgatggtgttttctgtatggctgataatttggacaacccattagcgaccactgggttggatttGATATCACCACCCCATATGCATAACCCTCCTACCTTCAGCCATTGGATCGCTCAAGTACCTTCACCACCTCGATGCGTCATCAAACAACATTAAGGTTTTCCCACAATCGGTTTATTCGCTCGGATTCTCGCTGACGTCATTGAACTTGACG encodes:
- the LOC100178640 gene encoding SAGA-associated factor 11 homolog, producing MADLQMYADHFLNEILNEAVLGVAYEAHRSLTKGTLFIDDSDEGDEKYKITIEKGLDIFGQPISGSKKTVECQCPNCNRNMAASRFAPHLEKCMGMGRNSSRIASQRIANSGKFSSTINDSVGADEELDDDNDVDWFACEANQPTKKSKKRKAERGNGSPRTSKSILSKSRSTVTTQSCVAGQSKAFVDQNDNIDVVHDTRSDNINHTVTLWEKHINATLTGNDGGKSPAMHAGNVIIKKKKSKHNPSKKSKRRQIVDLP
- the LOC100186531 gene encoding chloride channel CLIC-like protein 1; the encoded protein is MKYIIHIILVASVVVAATDDDWHTSHDDWRDPHDMFGEQTVAKKNPKSEVVCEKCLDENEILKKCNCSDCTTTVNGDGDMKTYDHIFMRRIMRFYLSQLSNVGIPPAQTHYKILVELNGNDWEVLSNYVEDKNDIPIPHVMKVFENSFKTISTGHADDQSWELKFEEYFHLSIDDAIKCCVLLLLIVATLTLQFVSLISWATQFKRLLVLLLIQSFIMTYIHEYQVTLAEHKSESSKIPESCQQSMRKLTTVEAFTQTFRDMFSTAKHPCTQYHENFIISPFVKVPPTKIIAVTMTRFLLEPLTHIGTSFSLTFKNMFSQLPLQLWIPAFVFIIICMLTVLMFLTVCFGYSWTLNLPFWSGFQIAPQQQQQQQHMQQMLDNYNRHQLHAIQELLNERRPTNNNEPGMLRSIMSSIGLRSNHDAPPNPRTPQEPVPAASQPTPPPGVRRRTPRTPLNDLPDDTDHPTPNQPPFAHNPPPYPAEPTNLPYPSEPTHPPQSPHTRPQPPTHPLPRSNSQAPEHDLHATGDFSDIFPTNSHRPCQVEEIPQTDTSHVCNDDVIMDNNHIVRDIGFVCDATIVPRPVSSDDTHPKRHGQQTAASSQNNKD
- the LOC100176316 gene encoding 60S ribosomal protein L23a-like, producing the protein MAVGGAKEKALRAKKAVLKGLHSHRKKKFRKSVHFRLPKTLKLPRAPKYPRKSVAKRNKMDQFAVVKHPLTTESAMKKIEDNNTLVFIVDLKANKPQIKQAVKKLYDIDVAKVNTLIRPDGRKKAYVKLAPDYDALDVANKIGII